In Zonotrichia leucophrys gambelii isolate GWCS_2022_RI chromosome 14, RI_Zleu_2.0, whole genome shotgun sequence, a single window of DNA contains:
- the SSTR5 gene encoding somatostatin receptor type 5 has translation MDPLYFSSTFSMEAAPDQANSSLLPNGTENGTLPEVPPFQYIHKVLIPICYLLVCALGLSGNALVIYVVLRHAKMKTVTNIYILNLAVADVLFMLGLPFLATQNAISYWPFGSFLCRLVMTVDGINQFTSIFCLTVMSMDRYLAVVHPIKSTKWRRPRVAKLISATVWTFSFLVVLPVIIFSDVQEDFQTCNMNWPEPVNVWSAAFIIYTSVLGFFGPLLVICLCYLLIVVKVKSSGIRVGSTRRRRSERKVTRMVVIIVVVFVFCWLPFYTMNIVNLILILPADPVLEGLYFFMVVLSYANSCANPILYGFLSDNFKQSFQKVLCLRKGDGAEDGEPVEHRQENSSRLQESMLTQRNVEFNGHMQTSKV, from the coding sequence atggatCCTCTGTACTTCTCCAGCACGTTCAGCATGGAGGCCGCTCCCGACCAGGCCAACTCGTCCCTGCTGCCCAACGGGACGGAGAACGGGACGCTGCCGGAGGTGCCACCGTTCCAGTACATCCACAAGGTGCTCATCCCCATCTGCTACCTGCTGGTGTGCGCCCTGGGGCTGAGCGGCAACGCCCTGGTCATCTACGTGGTGCTGCGGCACGCCAAGATGAAAACGGTCACCAACATCTACATCCTCAACCTGGCCGTGGCCGACGTGCTCTTCATGCTGGGCCTGCCCTTCCTGGCCACCCAGAACGCCATCTCCTACTGGCCCTTCGGCTCCTTCCTCTGCCGCCTGGTCATGACCGTGGACGGCATCAACCAGTTCACCAGCATCTTCTGCCTGACGGTGATGAGCATGGACCGCTACCTGGCCGTGGTGCACCCCATCAAATCCACCAAGTGGAGACGCCCCAGGGTGGCCAAGCTCATCAGCGCCACGGTCTGGACCTTCTCCTTCTTGGTGGTGCTGCCCGTGATCATCTTCTCGGACGTGCAGGAGGATTTCCAGACGTGCAACATGAACTGGCCGGAGCCGGTCAACGTCTGGTCGGCGGCGTTCATCATCTACACCTCGGTGCTGGGCTTCTTCGGGCCGCTGCTGGTCATCTGCCTGTGCTACCTGCTGATCGTGGTCAAGGTGAAGTCCTCGGGGATCCGCGTGGGCTCCACGCGGCGCCGCCGGTCGGAGCGGAAGGTCACCAGGATGGTGGTGATCATCGTGGTGGTCTTCGTGTTCTGCTGGCTGCCCTTCTACACCATGAACATCGTCAACCTGATCCTCATCCTGCCCGCCGACCCCGTCCTCGAGGGGCTCTACTTCTTCATGGTGGTGCTGAGCTACGCCAACAGCTGCGCCAACCCCATCCTCTACGGCTTCCTCTCCGACAACTTCAAGCAGAGCTTCCAGAAGGTTCTCTGCCTCCGCAAGGGCGATGGAGCGGAGGACGGAGAGCCCgtggagcacaggcaggagaacAGCAGCCGCCTGCAGGAGTCCATGCTGACCCAGAGGAACGTGGAGTTCAACGGGCACATGCAGACCAGCAAGGTCTGA
- the C1QTNF8 gene encoding complement C1q tumor necrosis factor-related protein 8 → MSSVILLLLLLLLLLPAGNAGSEALPRRRLACVRCCGPSEQPVSIFSQRSARMSGHPQYPLPKIQPTIDITILKGQKGEMGERGLPGAAGKAGERGSRGLSGRKGQKGQPGPQGHPCKQLFAAFSVGRRKALHSSDYFQLVTFDTELVNLYQHFNMFSGKFFCYVPGVYYFSLNVHTWNFKETYVHLMRNEQAVAILYAQPSDRSIMQSQSLMLDLQEGEEVWVRMFKRERENAIYSEESDLYIIFNGHLIKPALE, encoded by the exons ATGAGCTCCgtgatcctgctgctgctgctgctgctgctgctgcttcccgcCGGGAATGCCGGCTCCGAGGCGCTGCCCAGGCGGCGCCTGGCGTGCGTGAGGTGCTGCGGGCCCTCGGAGCAGCCCGTGTCCATCTTCTCCCAAAGGTCCGCCAGGATGAGCGGCCACCCCCAATATCCcctgcccaaaatccagcccacCATCGACATCACCATCCTCAAAG GCCAGAAGGGCGAGATGGGCGAGCGGGGGCTCCCCGGCGCCGCGGGGAAGGCGGGAGAGCGCGGATCCCGCGGGCTGAGCGGCCGCAAGGGCCAGAAGGGGCAGCCGGGCCCTCAGGGCCACCCCTGCAAGCAGCTCTTCGCCGCCTTCTCCGTGGGCCGCCGCaaggccctgcacagctccgACTACTTCCAGCTCGTCACCTTCGACACGGAGCTCGTCAACCTCTACCAGCACTTCAACATGTTCTCCGGAAAGTTCTTCTGCTACGTGCCCGGCGTTTACTACTTCAGCCTCAACGTGCACACCTGGAATTTCAAGGAGACCTACGTGCACCTGATGAGGAACGAGCAGGCCGTGGCCATCCTGTACGCCCAGCCCAGCGACAGGAGCATcatgcagagccagagcctgaTGCTGGATctgcaggaaggggaggaggtTTGGGTCAGGATGTTcaagagggagagggaaaacgCCATTTACAGCGAGGAGTCGGATCTTTACATCATCTTCAACGGGCACCTGATCAAACCCGCCCTGGAGTAG